A single region of the Duganella sp. BuS-21 genome encodes:
- the paaA gene encoding 1,2-phenylacetyl-CoA epoxidase subunit A, translating to MYAQLVETGLKQVRTAADMSPEEQAFQARIDAGIRIEAKDWMPEAYRKTLIRQISQHAHSEIVGQLPEGNWVTRAPTLKRKSILLAKIQDEAGHGLYLYSAAETLGVSRDELLAALHSGKAKYSSIFNYPTLSWADMGAIGWLVDGSAIINQIPLCRCSYGPYARAMIRVCKEESFHARQGYDIMLSLARGTPAQKAMAQDALNRWWWPSLMMFGPSDAASVNSAQSAQWRIKLFSNDELRQRMVDQTVPQAEFLGLSVPDPDLTWNAATGHYEFGAIDWSEFHNVLKGNGPCNRERLRTRVKAWDDGEWFRDALLAHADKQAARAAA from the coding sequence ATGTACGCACAACTGGTGGAAACCGGCCTCAAGCAAGTCCGCACGGCCGCCGACATGAGCCCGGAGGAGCAAGCCTTCCAGGCCCGCATCGACGCCGGCATCCGCATCGAGGCCAAGGACTGGATGCCGGAGGCCTACCGCAAGACGCTGATCCGGCAAATTTCCCAGCACGCGCACTCGGAAATCGTCGGCCAGCTGCCCGAGGGCAACTGGGTCACGCGCGCGCCCACGCTCAAGCGCAAGTCCATCCTGCTGGCCAAGATCCAGGACGAGGCCGGCCACGGCCTGTACCTGTACAGCGCCGCCGAAACGCTGGGCGTGTCGCGCGACGAACTGCTGGCCGCGCTGCACAGCGGCAAGGCCAAGTATTCAAGCATCTTCAACTACCCGACCCTGAGCTGGGCCGACATGGGCGCCATCGGCTGGCTGGTGGACGGCTCGGCCATCATCAACCAGATTCCGCTGTGCCGCTGCTCCTACGGCCCGTACGCGCGCGCCATGATCCGCGTGTGCAAGGAAGAATCGTTCCACGCGCGCCAGGGCTACGACATCATGCTGTCGCTGGCGCGCGGCACGCCGGCGCAGAAGGCCATGGCGCAGGATGCGCTGAACCGCTGGTGGTGGCCGTCGCTGATGATGTTCGGGCCGTCGGACGCGGCATCGGTCAACAGCGCGCAGTCGGCGCAGTGGCGCATCAAGCTGTTCTCCAACGATGAACTGCGCCAGCGCATGGTCGACCAGACCGTGCCGCAAGCCGAGTTCCTGGGCCTGAGCGTGCCCGATCCCGACCTGACATGGAACGCCGCGACCGGCCACTACGAATTCGGCGCCATCGACTGGAGCGAGTTCCACAACGTTTTGAAGGGCAACGGCCCGTGCAACCGCGAGCGCCTGCGCACCCGCGTGAAGGCCTGGGACGACGGCGAGTGGTTCCGCGACGCGCTGCTCGCCCACGCCGACAAACAAGCGGCGCGCGCCGCCGCATAA
- a CDS encoding phenylacetic acid degradation operon negative regulatory protein PaaX, whose protein sequence is MNCNDWIAGFLASDPPRSKSLVVTIFGDAIVPHGGMVWLGSLIELLAPFGVNDRLLRTSVFRLAQEGWLGAQRDGRRSAYAITPDAMARFVHAYRRIYAPPNVHWDGSWTLVLNGDGALNAAERAAVRKELLWEGYSVIAPGIMGHPAADGPALDELLKRLGVAGKLFVVQGKSMRQVSARPLSDLVAEGWNVAGVAEGYTRFIAQFEPLLAALRATAAQATTSAAESAAEPAAESAAEPAEGPALDADGVDGCDQPLSAQQAFVVRTLLIHAYRRVQLHDPQLPVELLPTPWPGALAYALARQIYLAVYAAAENHIELALRREDAAAPLAEAAFFDRFGGLA, encoded by the coding sequence ATGAATTGCAACGACTGGATAGCCGGATTTTTGGCCAGCGACCCGCCGCGCTCGAAATCGCTGGTGGTCACCATTTTCGGCGACGCCATCGTGCCGCACGGCGGCATGGTCTGGCTCGGCAGTCTGATCGAGCTGTTGGCGCCGTTCGGCGTCAACGACCGCCTGCTGCGCACCTCGGTGTTCCGGCTGGCGCAGGAAGGCTGGCTCGGCGCCCAGCGCGACGGCCGCCGCAGCGCGTATGCGATCACGCCGGACGCCATGGCGCGCTTCGTGCACGCCTACCGCCGCATCTACGCGCCGCCCAATGTGCACTGGGACGGCAGCTGGACCCTGGTGCTCAACGGCGACGGCGCGCTTAACGCGGCCGAGCGCGCGGCCGTGCGCAAGGAATTGCTGTGGGAAGGCTATAGCGTGATCGCGCCCGGCATCATGGGCCATCCGGCGGCCGACGGCCCGGCGCTCGACGAGCTGCTCAAGCGGCTGGGCGTGGCCGGCAAGCTGTTCGTGGTGCAGGGCAAGTCGATGCGCCAGGTCAGCGCGCGGCCGCTGAGCGACCTGGTGGCCGAAGGCTGGAACGTGGCCGGCGTGGCCGAGGGCTACACCAGATTCATCGCCCAGTTCGAGCCGCTGCTGGCGGCGCTGCGGGCCACGGCGGCGCAGGCGACGACATCGGCTGCAGAATCGGCCGCAGAACCGGCCGCAGAATCGGCCGCAGAACCGGCCGAGGGGCCGGCGCTGGACGCCGATGGCGTCGACGGCTGCGACCAGCCGCTGTCGGCGCAGCAGGCCTTCGTGGTGCGCACCCTGCTGATCCACGCCTACCGCCGGGTGCAGCTGCACGACCCGCAACTGCCGGTCGAGCTGCTGCCGACGCCGTGGCCGGGCGCCCTGGCCTACGCGCTGGCGCGCCAGATCTACCTGGCCGTGTACGCGGCGGCCGAGAACCACATCGAGCTGGCCCTGCGCCGCGAAGACGCCGCCGCCCCGCTCGCCGAAGCCGCCTTCTTCGACCGCTTCGGCGGGCTGGCCTAG